In Sulfitobacter sp. W027, a single window of DNA contains:
- a CDS encoding deoxyguanosinetriphosphate triphosphohydrolase, with translation MRAEFASDPDTARGRLVPEEESTFRSCYQRDRDRIIHASAFRRLKHKTQVFVEHEGDYFRTRLTHSIEVAQVARTIAGALRLNGELTEAVALAHDLGHTPFGHTGEDALHKLMAPYGGFDHNAQAIKIVTTLERHYAEFNGLNLTWDTLEGIAKHNGPVTGEVPHALADYNARHDLELHTHASAEAQVAALSDDIAYNNHDLHDGLRAGLFTEAEIAELPMVGAAYAEVDRLYPDTDSYRRRHEALRRVFGVMVGDVIETSSKLLKEAEAKSPDAIRHLGRPVIRFSDPVWQDLREIRKFLFTRMYRAPSVMENREKVTKVVEDLFPLFLSQPNLLPRHWAAAIEAAEDETTLARMVSDYIAGMTDRFALQEHARLFGSDLRSFR, from the coding sequence ATGCGCGCAGAATTTGCCTCGGATCCGGACACCGCCAGGGGACGGTTGGTGCCGGAGGAGGAAAGCACGTTTCGCTCCTGCTATCAGCGGGACCGAGACCGGATCATTCACGCCTCCGCCTTTCGGCGGCTTAAACATAAGACGCAGGTCTTTGTCGAACATGAGGGCGATTATTTCCGCACCCGTCTGACACATTCGATCGAAGTGGCCCAAGTGGCGCGCACCATCGCAGGGGCGTTGCGCCTGAACGGCGAGCTAACCGAGGCCGTGGCGCTGGCGCATGACCTGGGCCACACGCCCTTTGGCCACACCGGCGAGGACGCGCTGCATAAGCTGATGGCGCCCTACGGAGGGTTTGACCACAACGCGCAGGCGATCAAGATCGTTACCACGCTGGAGCGGCACTATGCCGAATTTAACGGGCTGAACCTGACGTGGGACACGCTGGAAGGCATTGCCAAACACAATGGGCCCGTTACCGGAGAGGTGCCCCATGCGCTGGCAGACTACAACGCACGGCATGATCTGGAACTACACACCCACGCCAGCGCCGAGGCGCAGGTGGCCGCACTTTCCGATGACATTGCCTACAACAACCACGATCTGCACGACGGGCTGCGGGCGGGTCTGTTCACCGAAGCCGAGATTGCCGAGCTGCCCATGGTTGGCGCGGCCTATGCGGAAGTGGACCGGCTCTACCCCGACACGGACAGCTATCGCCGTCGCCATGAGGCGCTGCGGCGGGTCTTTGGGGTGATGGTCGGCGACGTGATCGAAACATCGTCCAAATTGCTGAAAGAGGCGGAGGCCAAATCCCCCGATGCCATCCGTCATCTAGGCCGCCCGGTGATCCGCTTTTCGGATCCCGTCTGGCAGGATCTGCGCGAGATTCGAAAGTTCCTGTTTACCCGCATGTACCGCGCGCCCTCGGTCATGGAGAATCGCGAGAAGGTGACAAAGGTGGTCGAAGACCTCTTTCCGCTGTTTCTATCTCAACCCAACCTGCTGCCGCGCCATTGGGCCGCGGCGATTGAGGCGGCAGAGGATGAAACCACGCTGGCGCGGATGGTCTCTGACTACATTGCAGGCATGACGGACCGCTTTGCATTGCAAGAACACGCCCGCCTCTTTGGCAGTGACTTGCGCAGCTTCCGCTAA
- a CDS encoding iron-sulfur cluster assembly accessory protein gives MNLPPKVTPRAFERLAEIGAAEEGKALRIAVEGGGCSGFQYDIALDEPAEDDLVLEGSGQKVVVDSVSLPFLADAVIDFTEELIGARFTIENPNATAACGCGTSFSM, from the coding sequence ATGAACCTGCCCCCCAAAGTCACCCCCCGCGCCTTTGAACGCCTCGCTGAGATCGGGGCCGCCGAGGAAGGCAAGGCCCTGCGCATCGCTGTCGAAGGCGGCGGCTGCTCGGGGTTTCAGTATGACATCGCACTGGACGAACCTGCCGAGGATGACCTCGTTCTGGAAGGCAGTGGTCAGAAGGTGGTGGTCGATAGCGTGTCCCTGCCGTTTCTAGCCGATGCCGTGATCGACTTCACCGAAGAGCTGATCGGTGCGCGGTTCACGATTGAGAACCCCAATGCGACGGCGGCCTGCGGCTGCGGCACGTCCTTTTCGATGTAA
- a CDS encoding DUF6902 family protein, whose product MTNVVLLRPDDTCDPTTRTARLIRCFAIERRAQGDVFWLKENAELLGVLASTGNRLDRETLEPLRAFHAGSRDMLRDFPQYYRFILSICLDLEDLGLPALHGAALCDEVARAGLEGAELSDLQRAEARRLLRRRGMGPQVGDGALGQRLRDFVSRSATFAMPNRKAAYELTHIVYYLSDYGRCDPDLPNEAEKSLQFTGLLAFLDQDMDLLAEVCAALRLAGVQPSQSWENAVAACNRGYRIQPNISASLQDDYHEWLVTGWAADIAGRPMGARHLPDGALRFHACHNGQGALRPLAACLNDMGAQRSADWGHMRPHVLSYLGPESHAILLEAERSSPHFEQFFEGFARARS is encoded by the coding sequence ATGACCAATGTTGTTCTGCTCAGACCTGACGATACATGCGATCCTACCACCCGGACGGCTCGGCTGATCCGATGCTTTGCGATCGAACGCCGCGCCCAAGGAGATGTCTTTTGGCTGAAGGAAAACGCGGAATTGCTGGGGGTTCTGGCAAGCACGGGCAACCGGTTAGATCGCGAAACGCTCGAACCGCTCCGCGCTTTCCACGCGGGGTCCCGAGACATGCTGCGTGACTTTCCGCAGTACTACCGTTTCATCCTGTCGATCTGTCTTGATCTCGAAGACCTCGGCCTGCCAGCACTTCACGGTGCCGCACTTTGCGATGAAGTGGCTCGCGCGGGGCTGGAAGGCGCTGAGCTGTCTGACCTGCAGCGGGCCGAAGCACGCCGCCTGCTCCGCCGTCGGGGCATGGGGCCGCAGGTCGGGGATGGTGCGCTTGGCCAGCGGTTGCGCGATTTCGTCTCACGCAGTGCCACCTTCGCAATGCCCAATCGCAAGGCGGCCTATGAGTTGACCCATATCGTTTATTACCTATCGGACTATGGCCGCTGCGACCCCGATTTGCCGAATGAAGCGGAAAAGAGCCTGCAGTTCACCGGATTGCTGGCATTTCTTGATCAAGACATGGACCTGCTTGCCGAAGTCTGCGCCGCGCTGCGCCTTGCCGGGGTGCAGCCCAGCCAATCGTGGGAAAATGCAGTTGCCGCCTGCAACCGCGGCTACCGCATCCAGCCGAACATCAGTGCTTCTTTGCAGGACGATTACCATGAATGGCTGGTCACTGGCTGGGCGGCAGATATCGCGGGCCGCCCGATGGGCGCCCGCCACCTCCCCGATGGCGCGCTGCGCTTTCATGCATGTCACAACGGGCAGGGGGCGCTGCGCCCGCTGGCGGCTTGCCTGAATGACATGGGGGCACAGCGCAGCGCGGATTGGGGGCACATGCGCCCGCATGTCCTGTCTTACCTTGGACCAGAGAGCCATGCGATCTTGCTGGAGGCCGAACGTTCCAGCCCGCATTTCGAACAGTTTTTCGAGGGCTTCGCACGGGCGCGTAGCTAA
- a CDS encoding DUF6749 family protein, which yields MTAISACNIAPVTAPETQDNLMSLGAGVGLFTTGLNRHGSEMLMGEGTEMFTTGLQRNSGSIAQGSGVGLFTTGLAPAETQVLPFTG from the coding sequence ATGACTGCTATTTCTGCATGCAACATTGCCCCCGTAACAGCGCCGGAGACACAGGACAACCTGATGAGCCTTGGCGCGGGGGTTGGTCTTTTCACCACCGGTCTTAACCGCCATGGCAGCGAGATGCTGATGGGCGAGGGTACTGAGATGTTCACCACCGGATTGCAACGCAACAGCGGCAGCATTGCGCAGGGATCCGGCGTTGGTCTTTTCACCACCGGCCTCGCGCCTGCTGAGACGCAAGTGCTGCCCTTCACTGGTTAA
- the xth gene encoding exodeoxyribonuclease III, translating into MKIASFNINGIKARAAALPEWLDEAQPDIVVLQEIKSVDEAFPREMLEERGYNVETHGQKSFNGVAILSKLPLEDVTRGLPGDDEDDQSRWIEATVVGDDMALRICGLYLPNGNPVPGPKYDYKLAWMARLQARAEALLAEETPFLMAGDYNIIPQAEDAAKPESWREDALFRPESRAAWRRLVNLGLTDAFRARTQGPGHYSFWDYQAGAWNRNNGIRIDHFLLSPTVADRLRACQIDRDVRGRDKPSDHVPIWVELEI; encoded by the coding sequence ATGAAGATCGCGAGTTTCAACATCAATGGTATCAAAGCCCGCGCGGCGGCCCTTCCCGAATGGCTTGATGAGGCGCAGCCGGACATTGTGGTCCTGCAAGAGATCAAGTCAGTCGATGAGGCCTTCCCCCGCGAAATGCTCGAAGAGCGCGGCTATAACGTTGAAACCCACGGGCAGAAATCGTTTAACGGCGTGGCGATCTTGTCGAAACTGCCGTTGGAAGACGTAACCCGTGGTCTGCCCGGTGACGATGAGGATGATCAGTCCCGCTGGATCGAGGCCACGGTCGTGGGCGACGATATGGCGCTGCGGATCTGTGGGCTCTACCTGCCCAACGGCAACCCGGTGCCGGGGCCAAAGTATGATTACAAACTCGCGTGGATGGCGCGGCTTCAGGCCCGCGCCGAGGCGCTGCTGGCAGAAGAAACGCCCTTCCTCATGGCGGGCGATTACAACATCATCCCGCAGGCCGAAGACGCTGCCAAACCCGAAAGCTGGCGCGAAGACGCGCTGTTTCGCCCCGAGTCCCGCGCCGCATGGCGGCGGTTGGTGAACCTTGGCCTTACCGATGCCTTCCGCGCGCGGACCCAAGGGCCGGGGCATTACTCGTTCTGGGATTATCAGGCAGGTGCGTGGAACCGAAACAACGGCATTCGCATAGACCATTTTCTGCTGTCACCGACCGTGGCGGACCGGCTGCGCGCTTGCCAGATCGACCGTGACGTGCGCGGGCGCGATAAGCCGTCGGACCATGTGCCGATCTGGGTCGAGTTGGAAATCTAA
- a CDS encoding HNH endonuclease yields MDGDFRAEFTRHPAALKHHPALVLNADYRPLSYYPLSLWPWQEAVKAKWLDRVEIVAEYDEVVRSPSTVIRIPSVVVLKDYVKPQKRVAFTRFNLFLRDEFRCQYCGAKGDLTFDHVVPRAAGGVTSWQNVVAACSPCNLRKGSRPLHRTGLCLRKPPRQPAAEELRNMGRKFPPGHLHESWMDFLYWDAELEA; encoded by the coding sequence ATGGACGGCGATTTCAGGGCCGAATTTACCCGCCACCCGGCGGCACTCAAACACCACCCCGCGCTGGTGCTCAACGCGGATTACAGACCTTTATCCTATTACCCTCTGTCGCTTTGGCCTTGGCAAGAAGCGGTCAAGGCCAAATGGCTCGACCGGGTTGAGATCGTCGCAGAATATGACGAGGTGGTGCGCAGCCCCTCGACGGTGATTAGGATACCCTCGGTTGTCGTCCTCAAAGACTATGTCAAACCTCAAAAGCGCGTGGCCTTCACGCGCTTTAATTTATTTCTGAGGGATGAATTCCGCTGCCAATACTGCGGCGCGAAGGGCGATCTGACCTTTGACCATGTGGTGCCACGCGCCGCGGGCGGGGTAACGAGTTGGCAAAACGTTGTAGCGGCCTGTAGCCCCTGCAACCTGCGCAAAGGCTCGCGGCCCCTGCACCGGACCGGGCTTTGCTTGCGCAAGCCGCCGCGCCAGCCTGCCGCTGAAGAACTGCGCAACATGGGGCGCAAATTTCCGCCCGGGCATCTGCACGAAAGCTGGATGGATTTCCTTTATTGGGATGCCGAGCTGGAAGCCTGA
- a CDS encoding VOC family protein, with amino-acid sequence MIKTPLPVAPAPRALLEAAIYVDNLDAARAFYRDILGLQLFQEVPGRHMFFALGPAVLLVFNATATDQPPGNPKMPVPPHGARGPGHVCFAMNRAEIAAMETRLRAAGVEIDTSFDWPNGARSLYVRDPAGNSIEFAEPWLWDEMKG; translated from the coding sequence ATGATCAAAACCCCCCTGCCCGTTGCCCCAGCCCCGCGCGCCCTGCTCGAAGCCGCCATTTACGTCGATAATCTGGATGCGGCGCGGGCGTTTTACCGCGACATCTTGGGTTTGCAGCTTTTTCAGGAGGTGCCGGGGCGGCATATGTTCTTTGCGCTCGGCCCTGCGGTCTTGTTGGTCTTCAACGCCACCGCCACGGACCAGCCGCCCGGCAATCCGAAGATGCCGGTGCCACCCCATGGGGCGCGGGGTCCGGGGCATGTGTGTTTTGCGATGAACCGGGCAGAAATCGCCGCGATGGAAACGCGCCTCCGGGCCGCCGGGGTCGAGATCGACACCAGCTTTGATTGGCCCAACGGGGCGCGCTCGCTTTATGTGCGCGACCCCGCCGGCAACTCGATCGAGTTCGCCGAACCGTGGCTCTGGGACGAGATGAAGGGTTAA
- a CDS encoding alpha/beta hydrolase, with protein sequence MTRVLNAERREPVSGTTRSVVVFLHGYGANGADLLGLADPMSEHLPDTLFIAPDAPEACAGAPMGFQWFPIPWIDGSSEEESMRGMMSAVEDLDAFLDALMVDEDVLPEQVVLFGFSQGTMMSLHVAPRREDAVAGIVAFSGRLLNPEALAEEARVKPPVLLVHGDADDVVPPQSLPQAAEALQEAGWQDVYAHVMKGTGHGIAPDGLSVALAFMRDKLGL encoded by the coding sequence ATGACACGGGTTTTGAACGCCGAGCGCCGCGAGCCGGTCTCTGGCACCACACGGTCGGTTGTGGTGTTCCTGCATGGCTACGGCGCCAATGGCGCTGACCTGCTGGGGCTGGCCGATCCGATGAGCGAGCACTTGCCAGACACGCTGTTCATCGCCCCCGACGCGCCCGAAGCCTGCGCCGGTGCACCGATGGGCTTCCAATGGTTCCCGATCCCATGGATCGACGGATCGTCCGAAGAGGAATCGATGCGCGGAATGATGAGCGCGGTCGAAGACCTTGACGCATTCCTCGACGCGCTGATGGTGGACGAAGACGTGCTGCCCGAACAGGTCGTACTTTTCGGCTTTTCCCAAGGCACGATGATGTCGCTGCACGTGGCACCTCGGCGTGAAGATGCGGTAGCGGGGATCGTGGCTTTCTCGGGCCGCCTGCTGAACCCCGAAGCGCTGGCCGAGGAGGCGCGGGTGAAGCCACCGGTGCTGCTGGTGCATGGCGATGCCGATGACGTGGTGCCGCCGCAATCCCTGCCGCAAGCCGCCGAAGCGCTGCAAGAGGCTGGCTGGCAGGACGTCTACGCCCATGTGATGAAGGGCACCGGCCACGGCATCGCGCCAGATGGGCTGAGCGTGGCACTTGCCTTTATGCGTGACAAACTGGGGCTTTAA